In a single window of the Rhizoctonia solani chromosome 16, complete sequence genome:
- a CDS encoding DNA mismatch repair protein MutS: MALVAILAQIGSYVPCRSAKIGMLDGIATRMGASDEITRGRSTFMVEVSETAEIIKTVTPRTLVILDELGRGTSTFDGMAIAHATLNNDMRCILSHMGYVEQQLPSGESTISFTYKLSPGMARSSFGIECGRLAHMPEEVLQAAKRHATRMQEIMEARRVANRPRKIAGLIKNCLTIDGRDADSLARALKDLTVFHKLSGSTGI; this comes from the exons ATGGCACTGGTAGCAA TACTCGCACAGATTGGGAGCTATGTACCTTGCCGTAGCGCAAAAATTGGGATGCTTGATGGCATAGCTACTCGTATGGGAGCGTCTGATGAAATCACTCGTGGACGGTCCACTTTTATG GTTGAAGTTAGCGAAACGGCTGAAATTATCAAGACTGTGACCCCTAGAACGCTGGTGATCCTCGATGAGC TTGGCAGAGGGACCTCGACCTTCGACGGG ATGGCAATTGCCCATGCT ACCTTGAACAACGA TATGAGATGTATCCTGTCACATATGGGCTACGTCGAACAACAGCTGCCCTCTGGAGAATCTACTATCAGTTTCACTTACAAGCTCAGCCCCGGTATGGCACGAAGCTCGTTTGGAATTGAGTGCGGTCGATTAGCGCACATGCCTGAAGAGGTACTGCAAGCTGCGAAGCGACATGCGACCCGGATGCAGGAGATTATGGAGGCTAGGAGGGTAGCAAACAG GCCTCGCAAGATAGCTGGATTGATTAAGAACTGTTTGACGATTGACGGAAGAGATGCAGATTCACTTGCCAGGGCCCTCAAGGATTTGACCGTGTTCCACAAGTTATCCGGAAGCACAGGGATCTGA
- a CDS encoding Sld5 domain-containing protein encodes MFGDQALSLIVEAKRGDLTGNLPKYNDETVRNSIRELRNLNNDLSSYTDAFPDTDELPPTEMLCTSTFYHEGVQRTKRCLLAYHVHRIEKLKELYWSFGGVLQPIIGDSALRDRLAPHEIDFLREYHAMVMDYKSDFVDVLDISAGIARPPKDLHVQVMVIRECGAIHTELGTIDFQKGQRYLVRRVDVEHLIVQGYLEEV; translated from the coding sequence ATGTTTGGAGACCAGGCACTATCACTTATCGTTGAAGCGAAGCGAGGGGATTTGACCGGAAATCTCCCTAAATACAATGACGAAACAGTCCGCAACTCCATCCGCGAGCTCCGTAACCTCAACAATGATCTCTCTTCCTACACCGACGCCTTCCCAGACACAGACGAACTGCCTCCGACCGAGATGCTTTGCACGTCAACGTTTTACCACGAAGGAGTTCAAAGGACAAAGAGATGCTTACTCGCGTACCATGTTCACCGTATCGAAAAACTCAAGGAACTGTACTGGTCTTTTGGCGGAGTTCTACAACCAATAATTGGAGATTCTGCATTAAGAGATAGACTGGCACCTCACGAAATAGATTTCCTTCGCGAATATCATGCAATGGTCATGGACTACAAATCAGACTTTGTTGACGTGCTTGACATCTCTGCTGGTATTGCTCGTCCTCCAAAAGACTTACATGTTCAGGTCATGGTCATCCGGGAATGCGGAGCTATTCATACTGAACTGGGGACCATTGATTTCCAAAAAGGCCAGCGATACCTAGTTCGAAGGGTGGATGTTGAACATCTTATCGTTCAAGGGTACCTAGAGGAGGTTTAA
- a CDS encoding DNA polymerase phi subunit: MSTTLPLFWPLSSASTDERLDASVKLINGLEQFQDSKAAAPIISSDSEDSEDDSEELNEGDSPKKSKDDLNSEDVKYALRRLIRGLASPRESSRLGFSVALTELLTRLNTVDAASITSSILEASAISNSMKGQEVRDTLFARLFGLTAVIQSGLLFRTSRLTTSPSAPEELGLPASSLVAYQTTVTELFNLGEKKSWLRESSWWSIDLALRSLHSSQGLEWKDQAIQWTIETIYRGDQAKEWTPEKLGLTVTFKILLPINHGKTSSHRRSVTQPWFRPPTCPLLPEFLKKRIPPKNQMSRALREDGKSKASFAEFYRICVDESLFATASSSERKSWGFQVFERALTIMPSEEYQYLFTPNFMRTWINHLSAPDRHLHKAAKKAASDIVKAVERNPSIGFSLVTHLQGAHGNQQFDRITRTKTVETILASTDIDGVKKYTTSLVNQLRDGVASERYVFEQLAALMRNGSIPKDDEWIKSVLELFILHGLFTVTKKNKNSELASLHHTTKPPLSDALRSACESGESTRTNSSAADGELWITKAAKIVEILEQESSHVSPLAETEGDVTDLRARARKVLKSIRRKQTEGDDASRGTELLISALLLETYNDGEDNVDSLESCLDATEKLFNLSKEVKSSEEDEHSPIDLLIDVIIGMLEKSSAFGKSVATQAFGLLSGRVESTTIDLILLQLEQRDVNESENGEDEDEAAEAVDEMAEAEEDDEDEKSEDDSGSDSDDDSTDGDENEELEVDPEFRKQVAEALRVNGMAIAEDEDEDSDSDSEEEVLLDDDQMMQLDEQLAKVFRAHAGGSKEKKSAQREATHFKIRILDWLIFLSKQLQSAYAPRVVLPLVNIAISAGPDERQLSEKTVGILRARIGKTKDIPTGEIDKEATIKDLRDLHELARKTPIPELSACSIYLSKVLQGDLQVLEAYRASIEDFARRKNSKLSPAFLKEFILRQTPHAWQLREHIAGQAAPGVAVNVYRQMQMWQLLQTLLSQVTPLCQEAEVVEQLFSFIPLIRDALYKSLTTACEQTEHSANAAQVKELLKIALQAMRLARKVARPSDSISSSWDVSAFEKVREQLANSDRFKGSPAIQSSTKQVLSLLVPTSNGTVPTNKKRKETAEEVTINGTETEPRKKRKKVKKQKIDRTATND; this comes from the exons ATGTCGACCACACTTCCTCTCTTTTGGCCCTTGTCATCGGCCTCGACTGACGAAAGGCTAGATGCGTCAGTTAAACTCATAAACGGTCTTGAACAGTTTCAAGACAGCAAGGCCGCTGCCCCCATAATCTCTAGTGACTCTGAGGACTCTGAGGACGACTCTGAAGAACTAAACGAGGGAGACTCTCCCAAAAAGTCAAAGGACGACTTGAACTCGGAGGACGTCAAATATGCACTGCGTCGGCTAATACGAGGCCTTGCGAGCCCAAGAGAGAGCAGTCGGTTGGGATTTTCGGTTGCGTTGACCGAG CTCTTAACTAGACTAAACACTGTCGATGCCGCCAGCATCACTTCGTCCATTCTCGAAGCATCAGCTATTAGCAACTCTATGAAAGGGCAGGAGGTCCGAGACACCCTCTTTGCTCGGTTGTTTGGTCTGACAGCGGTCATCCAATCCGGCCTCTTGTTTCGCACTTCACGGCTCACCACATCGCCTTCTGCTCCCGAAGAACTCGGACTGCCTGCATCTTCCTTGGTTGCGTACCAAACAACTGTAACGGAGTTGTTTAACTTGGGCGAAAAGAAATCCTGGTTGAGGGAGAGCTCATGGTGGTCTATTGACCTAGCACTCAGATCCCTTCACTCGTCTCAGGGACTCGAATGGAAGGACCAGGCAATCCAATGGACAATTGAGACAATATACCGTGGCGATCAGGCCAAAGAGTGGACCCCCGAAAAGCTCGGGCTCACAGTCACATTCAAGATCTTGCTCCCAATCAACCATGGAAAGACATCCTCGCACCGACGTTCCGTAACCCAGCCTTGGTTTCGTCCCCCAACTTGCCCGTTATTGCCCGAATTCTTAAAGAAACGGATACCACCGAAGAATCAGATGTCAAGAGCACTTCGGGAG GACGGAAAGAGTAAAGCCTCATTTGCAGAGTTTTACCGCATTTGTGTTGATG AGTCCTTGTTCGCGAcggcttcctcttctgaacGAAAGTCATGGGGATTCCAGGTTTTCGAACGAGCTTTGACGATCATGCCATCTGAAGAGTATCAGTACCTATTTACTCCCAACTTTATGCGGACCTGGATCAATCATCTTTCGGCTCCTGATCGGCACTTGCACAAAGCAGCCAAGAAAGCT GCATCTGATATAGTCAAGGCGGTCGAACGAAACCCGAGCATCGGCTTTTCGCTCGTAACTCACTTGCAAGGTGCTCATGGGAACCAACAGTTTGACCGCATCACTCGTACCAAGACTGTTGAAACTATTTTGGCTTCGACGGATATTGACGGAGTGAAGAAATATACCACCTCGCTCGTAAATCAACTTAGGGACGGTGTGGCATCTGA ACGATATGTGTTCGAGCAATTAGCTGCTTTGATGCGGAACGGGTCGATACCCAAGGATGACGAATGGATCAAATCTGTTTTGGAATTATTTATCCTTCATGGTCTTTTCACTGTCACAAAGAAGAATAAAAATAGCGAATTAGCCTCG CTTCACCATACTACCAAACCTCCTCTCTCGGATGCACTGAGGAGTGCTT GTGAATCGGGTGAATCAACTCGCACGAATTCTTCCGCGGCCGACGGGGAACTGTGGATAACAAAAGCGGCCAAAATCGTAGAAATATTGGAGCAAGAGTCATCCCACGTTTCACCATTGGCTGAAACCGAGGGGGATGTGACAGATTTAAGAGCCAGAGCTCGAAAGGTGCTCAAGTCGATTAGAAGG AAACAGACAGAAGGCGACGATGCTTCCCGTGGTACCGAACTCTTGATATCCGCACTGTTACTAGAAACATACAACGATGGGGAAGATAACGTCGATTCACTCGAATCCTGCTTGGACGCCACGGAGAAATTATTCAATCTTTCCAAAGAGGTGAAATCTTCGGAAGAGGATGAGCACTCTCCCATAGACCTCTTGATCGACGTGATCATTGGCATGCTGGAGAAATCTTCGGCTTTTGGTAAATCCGTCGCCACTCAAGCATTTGGATTGCTCAGTGGGAGGGTGGAAAGTACTACGATCGATTTGATTCTTTTG CAACTCGAGCAAAGAGATGTCAATGAGTCGGAGAATGGTGAGGACGAAGATGAAGCAGCCGAGGCAGTCGACGAGATGGCAGAGGCTGAAGAAGATGACGAAGACGAGAAATCAGAGGATGATAGCGGCAGCGATTCAGACGATGACAGCACCGATGGAGACGAGAATGAGGAACTAGAAGTCGACCCCGAGTTCAGAAAACAGGTGGCAGAAGCACTGCGTGTCAATGGGATGGCGATTgccgaagacgaagacgaagacaGTGACTCGGACTCTGAGGAAGAGGTCTTGTTGGACGATGATCAAATGATGCAGTTGGACGAGCAGTTGGCGAAGGTATTCCGAGCGCATGCAGGCGGTtcaaaggaaaagaaaa GTGCTCAACGCGAGGCTACACATTTCAAGATTCGCATACTTGACTGGTTGATATTCTTGAGCAAACAACTACAGAGCGCATATGCACCACGAGTCGTGCTTCCTCTCGTGAATATTGCTATTTCTGCCGGCCCCGATGAACGACAATTGTCCGAGAAGACTGTAGGCATTCTGCGAGCGCGCATCGGCAAGACGAAAGATATCCCAACGGGCGAGATTGACAAGGAAGCGACCATCAAAGACCTACGTGACTTGCACGAACTCGCTCGAAAGACACCTATACCGGAGTTATCGGCGTGCAGCATCTATCTCTCGAAGGTCCTACAAGGAGACTTGCAAGTCTTGGAAGCTTACCGCGCGTCCATTGAAGACTTTGCCCGAAGGAAGAATTCCAAACTTTCACCTGCATTCTTGAAGGAATTCATCCTCCGACAAACTCCTCATGCCTGGCAGCTAAGGGAGCATATAGCCGGTCAGGCTGCACCTGGGGTAGCTGTTAATGTTTATAGACAAATGCAGATGTGGCAGCTCCTACAAACCCTACTCAGCCAGGTTACACCACTT TGTCAAGAAGCGGAGGTAGTTGAGCAGCTGTTCTCGTTCATTCCTCTCATCCGGGACGCACTATACAAGTCTTTGACAACCGCTTGCGAGCAAACAGAGCATTCGGCCAATGCTGCTCAGGTGAAAGAACTCTTAAAAATTGCTCTTCAGGCCATGCGACTGGCTCGAAAAGTTGCGAGACCTTCGGACTCGATTAGCTCGTCTTGGGATGTGTCGGCATTCGAAAAGGTCAGGGAACAACTTGCCAACTCGGACAGATTCAAAGGATCGCCTGCAATCCAATCCTCGACTAAGCAAGTCTTATCCTTGTTGGTGCCAACTTCGAACGGGACCGTACCAACGAACAAGAAGCGAAAAGAGACTGCTGAAGAAGTAACGATCAACGGCACCGAGACCGAGCCACGCAAAAAGCGAAAAAAGGTTAAAAAACAAAAAATTGACAGGACCGCTACCAATGACTGA